One genomic segment of Apostichopus japonicus isolate 1M-3 chromosome 23, ASM3797524v1, whole genome shotgun sequence includes these proteins:
- the LOC139964784 gene encoding echinoidin-like, producing MLLMVILPVFLLAFTTAESPASECEVPCPLYWVPWRGNCYRYFAEEVSWYTALNFCRLFSTDDDLSGLADLVSIHSQEEHEFVFHFWKSFRARDTRPGLWIGLSDHENGRHEWSDRSGVDYTNFDAGQQSTVGQYLYLLYDSGDAHGKWHDVHDSSDWYFKFICKMPRY from the exons ATGTTGCTGATGGTCATCCTTCCTGTGTTCTTACTTGCGTTTACTACCGCCGAATCACCGGCAAGTGAATGTGAGGTACCATGTCCTTTATATTGGGTTCCATGGAGAGGCAATTGCTACAG ATATTTCGCGGAGGAAGTTTCATGGTATACCGCTCTTAACTTCTGCCGCCTTTTCAGTACAGATGATGACTTAAGTGGTCTCGCGGATCTAGTATCCATACATTCCCAAGAGGAACACGAATTTGTCTTCCATTTCTGGAAGTCATTTCGTGCGCGCGAT ACTCGACCTGGATTATGGATTGGCTTATCTGATCACGAAAATGGAAGACACGAGTGGTCTGATCGATCAGGTGTCGATTACACCAATTTTGATGCCGGTCAACAGTCAACTGTTGGACAATACCTTTATCTTCTGTACGATAGCGGTGATGCACATGGCAAGTGGCATGACGTACACGACAGCTCAGACTGGTATTTTAAGTTCATCTGTAAAATGCCTCGTTACTGA